The following are encoded together in the Primulina eburnea isolate SZY01 unplaced genomic scaffold, ASM2296580v1 ctg507_ERROPOS390280, whole genome shotgun sequence genome:
- the LOC140821280 gene encoding SUMO-conjugating enzyme SCE1-like: protein MSGGIARGRLAEERKAWRKNHPHGFVAKPEILPDGTVNLMVWHCTIPGKAGSDWEGGFYPLTMHFSEDYPSKPPKCKFPPGFFHPNIYPSGTVCLSILNEDSGWRPAITVKQILVGVQDLLDQPNPSDPAQTDGYQLFIQDAVEYKKRVRQQAQQYPPLI, encoded by the exons ATGTCTGGAGGAATCGCGCGAGGACGGCTCGCTGAAGAACGAAAAGCCTGGCGAAAGAATCATCCTCAT GGTTTTGTGGCTAAACCGGAGATTCTGCCCGATGGTACAGTGAATTTGATGGTATGGCACTGCACAATCCCTGGTAAGGCCGGG TCTGATTGGGAAGGAGGTTTTTACCCTCTTACAATGCACTTTAGTGAAGATTATCCGAGCAAGCCACCGAAGTGTAAATTTCCCCCAGGGTTTTTTCATCCTAATATATACCCATCCGGAACCGTTTGCCTCTCAATCCTAAACGAGGATAGC GGGTGGCGACCTGCCATCACGGTGAAGCAAATTTTGGTGGGCGTCCAGGATTTGTTGGATCAACCAAATCCGTCTGATCCAGCACAGACTGATGGGTACCAACTGTTTATCCAG GATGCTGTCGAGTACAAGAAGAGAGTTCGGCAGCAGGCCCAGCAGTATCCACCTCTTATTTAA
- the LOC140821279 gene encoding F-box protein At1g47056-like, with protein MGQSASIQDYSPESSNHILHPNFIRESCSDDSNPRPAVGVSVDQRHDYSSEIPDECLALIFQSLSSGDRNRCSMVCRRWLAVEGQSRIRLALNGTNEVSTHLPVIFARFDSVTKLALRCDRKSVSINDDALTLISLRCRKLTRLKLRGCREISDQGMLALAQNCKYLRKFSCGSCMFGAKGMNALLDNSYSLEELSVKRLRGINDLYTAEMIGPGVAASSLKSITLKELYNGQCFGSLMIGSKNLKTLKVLRCLGDWDMLLETITRKKNCLTEIHLERLQVSDVGLMAISKCPDLEILHLVKAPDCSNDGISAIAETCKLLRKLHIDGWRTNRIGDEGLISIAKNCVNLVELVLIGVNPSSVSLMAMASNCQKLERLALCGSETIGDPEISCIAVKCVALKKLCIKGCRVTDAGIEAFAFGCPNLVKMKVKKCKGVTSEVADWLRARRVTLAVNLDVDEIEPEAMEVSTSGGGAHDDGVEFPSIINGTITGVGANVAPAEVDVPSTSNGGRSSSKSRFSLLAGRTLVACAFRRLSIGNSSSNL; from the coding sequence ATGGGCCAAAGCGCCTCCATCCAAGACTATTCGCCCGAGAGTTCGAATCATATCCTTCATCCCAACTTTATCCGAGAGTCCTGCTCCGATGACTCGAATCCACGGCCTGCGGTGGGCGTCTCTGTAGATCAACGACACGATTACTCGTCCGAGATTCCCGATGAATGCTTAGCTCTAATATTCCAGTCTTTGAGCTCCGGCGACAGGAACCGGTGCTCCATGGTCTGCCGACGCTGGCTCGCCGTTGAAGGACAGAGCCGCATCCGCCTTGCTCTTAACGGCACAAACGAGGTTTCTACTCACCTCCCCGTGATATTCGCCCGTTTTGATTCGGTCACTAAGCTTGCCCTCCGCTGCGACCGAAAGTCCGTTAGCATAAACGACGATGCGTTGACCTTGATTTCCCTCCGATGCCGCAAACTCACCCGCCTCAAGCTCCGCGGCTGCCGTGAGATCTCTGATCAGGGAATGTTGGCTTTAGCACAAAATTGTAAATATTTGCGTAAATTTTCATGCGGATCGTGTATGTTTGGAGCCAAAGGCATGAACGCTCTGTTGGATAATTCATATTCGCTCGAGGAACTTTCGGTTAAACGTTTGCGGGGAATTAATGATTTATATACTGCTGAGATGATTGGACCAGGGGTTGCAGCATCGTCGCTGAAGTCAATTACTCTCAAGGAGCTTTACAACGGCCAGTGTTTTGGGTCATTGATGATTggatccaaaaatttgaaaactttGAAGGTTTTGAGGTGTTTGGGTGATTGGGATATGTTACTGGAAACTATTACTAGGAAGAAGAATTGTTTGACTGAGATACATTTGGAGAGGCTGCAAGTGAGTGATGTGGGGCTAATGGCTATTTCGAAGTGCCCGGATTTGGAGATCTTGCACCTGGTAAAGGCTCCTGACTGCTCGAATGATGGGATTTCGGCAATTGCCGAGACTTGTAAGCTTTTGAGGAAGCTACATATAGATGGGTGGAGGACGAACAGGATAGGCGATGAGGGTCTGATTTCGATTGCCAAGAATTGTGTGAATCTTGTGGAACTGGTTCTTATTGGGGTGAACCCGAGTTCCGTGAGTTTGATGGCTATGGCTTCAAATTGTCAAAAGTTGGAAAGATTGGCCCTTTGTGGAAGTGAAACAATAGGCGATCCCGAGATATCGTGTATTGCAGTTAAATGtgtggcattgaagaagctttgCATAAAGGGTTGTCGTGTGACAGATGCAGGGATTGAGGCGTTCGCTTTTGGGTGTCCCAATTTGGTgaagatgaaagtgaagaagTGCAAGGGAGTGACGAGTGAAGTTGCAGACTGGCTGAGGGCCAGAAGGGTAACTCTGGCTGTGAATTTGGATGTCGATGAGATCGAACCTGAGGCCATGGAGGTGAGTACTAGTGGTGGAGGAGCCCATGATGACGGGGTAGAGTTCCCATCAATAATCAATGGAACAATAACTGGTGTTGGTGCGAATGTTGCTCCAGCAGAAGTTGATGTTCCATCAACGAGTAACGGAGGTAGATCGTCCAGTAAGTCTAGGTTTAGCCTTCTTGCCGGAAGGACTCTCGTTGCTTGTGCTTTTCGGAGGTTATCAATCGGTAATAGCAGTTCAAATTTATAG
- the LOC140821305 gene encoding cyclin-D3-2-like produces the protein MVSHFQEQESLLQNSIFDTLYCEEERFDEDLSVGSGFRVSEIDDFNEIGGKPFAFLCERDLFWDDDELLSLLSKEKEQAHLGCDAIHSDGYLKMVRNEAVKWMLKGTACYGFTAMTSVFAVNYFDRFIASVCFQKDKPWMSRLLAVACLSIAAKVEETQVPLLVDFQVEESKYLFEAKTIQRMELLVLSTLKWKMNPVTPISYIDHIVRRMGLIGSLHWEFLGRCRSLILSIITDCRFMRYIPSVIASATMLNVIREIEPCKVLEFRNQFLSLFKMNKENLDECHELVKEILDGHVHKLCHKRKHESIPSSPSGVVDAYFSSDSSNDLWAVSSSASSSPKPLFKRSRAQDQHMRLASLSSPCWRG, from the exons ATGGTTTCTCATTTTCAAGAACAAGAATCCCTTCTCCAAAATTCGATCTTTGATACCCTTTACTGCGAGGAAGAGCGTTTTGATGAGGATTTGAGTGTTGGTTCTGGCTTCAGGGTGTCGGAAATCGATGATTTTAATGAGATTGGTGGAAAGCCCTTTGCTTTTCTTTGTGAGCGCGACCTTTTCTGGGACGATGACGAGCTTCTGAGCCTGTTGTCTAAGGAAAAAGAACAAGCCCATTTGGGTTGCGATGCGATACACTCGGATGGGTATTTGAAAATGGTGAGAAATGAGGCCGTTAAATGGATGTTAAAGGGTACTGCGTGCTATGGATTCACGGCCATGACTTCTGTTTTTGCTGTGAACTACTTTGATAGATTCATTGCAAGCGTTTGCTTCCAGAAGGATAAGCCATGGATGAGTCGGTTGCTTGCCGTTGCCTGTCTTTCCATCGCGGCAAAGGTCGAAGAGACGCAAGTGCCTCTTCTCGTAGACTTTCAG GTGGAAGAGTCTAAATATCTATTTGAGGCGAAGACTATTCAGAGAATGGAACTTTTGGTGCTTTCCACTCTCAAATGGAAGATGAACCCCGTGACTCCAATCTCATACATTGACCACATTGTTAGAAGAATGGGTTTGATTGGAAGCCTGCATTGGGAGTTTTTGGGGAGGTGCCGGAGTCTCATTCTCTCTATCATAACAG ATTGTAGGTTCATGCGCTATATTCCTTCGGTTATTGCTTCTGCCACAATGCTAAATGTTATTAGAGAGATTGAGCCTTGTAAAGTTTTGGAGTTCCGTAATCAGTTCCTGAGTTTGTTCAAAATGAACAAG GAAAATTTGGACGAATGCCATGAACTTGTAAAGGAGATATTGGATGGTCATGTCCATAAACTTTGTCACAAACGCAAGCATGAGTCCATACCAAGCAGTCCAAGTGGTGTAGTTGACGCCTATTTTAGCTCTGACAGCTCTAATGACTTGTGGGCCGTTTCATCATCTGCTTCATCATCGCCAAAGCCTCTGTTTAAGAGAAGTAGAGCTCAGGATCAGCACATGAGGCTGGCTTCACTAAGCAGTCCCTGTTGGCGTGGCTAA